One segment of Marvinbryantia formatexigens DSM 14469 DNA contains the following:
- a CDS encoding ATP-binding protein: MEGIQFISCIRFSIQLLMAEGFFAAGLEKRKHFWIRLAAGLAGYLLLAWLVYLLFSSIPGNLPVAYTAYYISLFFLSLGFLWTAFQMTGKEMLFAGVCGYAAQHIGFAVYMIVQELSGLVLSGVWDFLIFRILPYLLVDLLVYFVLIRRYEGKSELKERDIRMILLALVILLTVVFLSVLVDSEMFRDESPLLRNVLCKIYAIFCCALSMFIAFSLSRQNRILHENEMMESMLHSLREQQKLSRENINIINIKCHDLKYRISRISKIENSEDQKEYIESIRNAVAIYDNIYQTGNDALDLVLTEKSLLCDEYNIKLSSMIDGSALNFMHTTDVYALFGNLLDNAIESVMKEADEEKRIISIQMSRKSQGYHIHMDNYCNEAIVFEEGLPVTTKEDKAYHGFGVRSIKYIVDKYKGDMLMSAGGQRFRVDILFYIS, translated from the coding sequence ATGGAAGGAATCCAGTTTATATCCTGTATCCGGTTTTCGATACAATTATTGATGGCGGAGGGCTTCTTCGCTGCCGGGCTGGAAAAAAGAAAGCATTTCTGGATAAGACTGGCGGCGGGGCTTGCCGGTTATCTGCTGCTTGCATGGCTGGTATACCTGCTGTTCAGTAGTATTCCGGGAAATCTTCCCGTTGCATACACCGCCTACTATATCAGCTTATTTTTCCTGTCGCTGGGATTTCTGTGGACAGCCTTTCAGATGACGGGAAAAGAAATGTTATTTGCCGGGGTATGCGGATATGCGGCGCAGCATATTGGCTTTGCGGTATACATGATTGTGCAGGAGCTGAGCGGGCTGGTCTTAAGCGGCGTCTGGGATTTTCTTATTTTCCGGATACTGCCGTATCTTCTGGTCGACCTGCTGGTTTACTTTGTCTTGATCAGACGGTACGAGGGGAAGAGCGAGCTGAAGGAGCGGGATATCCGGATGATTCTGCTTGCGCTGGTCATCCTGCTTACGGTCGTGTTTCTGAGCGTGCTCGTCGACAGCGAAATGTTCCGGGATGAATCGCCGCTGCTCAGAAATGTGCTGTGCAAAATATATGCGATTTTCTGCTGTGCGCTGTCCATGTTTATCGCCTTCAGTCTGTCCAGGCAGAACCGGATTCTCCACGAAAATGAAATGATGGAAAGTATGCTGCACAGCCTGCGGGAGCAGCAGAAGCTCTCCAGGGAGAATATCAATATTATCAATATAAAATGCCATGACCTGAAGTACCGGATTTCCCGGATTTCCAAAATTGAAAATTCGGAGGACCAGAAGGAATATATTGAGAGCATCCGGAACGCGGTCGCAATTTACGATAACATTTATCAGACGGGAAACGATGCGCTGGATCTGGTGCTCACGGAAAAGAGCCTGCTGTGTGACGAATATAACATTAAGCTGAGCAGCATGATAGACGGCTCCGCCCTGAATTTTATGCACACGACAGACGTCTATGCGCTTTTTGGAAATCTGCTGGATAACGCGATTGAAAGCGTGATGAAGGAGGCGGACGAGGAAAAGAGAATCATCAGTATCCAGATGTCCAGAAAGAGCCAGGGATATCACATACATATGGATAATTACTGCAATGAAGCCATTGTTTTTGAGGAAGGGCTGCCGGTAACCACAAAGGAGGACAAGGCTTATCATGGCTTCGGGGTCCGCAGCATTAAGTATATCGTTGATAAGTATAAGGGGGATATGCTGATGAGCGCGGGCGGGCAGCGCTTTCGGGTGGATATTCTGTTTTATATATCATGA
- a CDS encoding LytR/AlgR family response regulator transcription factor: MLRIALVDDDREHLELMKSYLERYSEEEGVRVSVKEFQNGLNFVEDYDGNFDVIFLDIEMPHLDGLEAARRIRRADQSVGIIFVTNMAQYAIRGYEVNAIDFIVKPVQYYVFTDKLKKAIRFSQMNTEKEIVIDTGDTVVKLRSSRITYIEKDKNYLIYHTADEAFRIRGTLADVEKVLNPEGFSRCISGCLVNLKYVTRASKDTVWLDEVQLPISRQRRKAFKEELMKYMGGVC; the protein is encoded by the coding sequence ATGCTCAGGATTGCATTGGTGGATGACGACCGGGAGCATCTGGAGTTAATGAAATCGTATCTGGAAAGATACAGCGAAGAGGAAGGCGTCCGGGTTTCCGTGAAAGAATTTCAGAACGGTCTGAATTTTGTGGAAGACTATGACGGAAATTTTGACGTGATATTTCTGGACATTGAAATGCCGCATCTTGACGGGCTGGAGGCGGCGCGCCGCATCAGACGGGCGGACCAGTCGGTGGGAATTATTTTCGTTACCAATATGGCGCAGTACGCAATCCGCGGCTACGAGGTGAACGCGATTGATTTCATTGTAAAGCCTGTCCAGTATTATGTTTTTACAGACAAGCTGAAAAAAGCAATCCGGTTCTCTCAGATGAACACGGAAAAGGAAATTGTAATTGATACGGGAGACACGGTGGTAAAGCTGCGCTCCTCCAGAATCACGTATATCGAGAAGGACAAGAATTATCTCATCTATCATACCGCGGACGAGGCGTTCCGGATAAGGGGGACGCTGGCGGATGTGGAGAAAGTATTAAACCCGGAGGGCTTTTCCAGATGCATCAGCGGCTGCCTGGTAAATCTGAAGTATGTAACGAGGGCGTCGAAGGATACGGTGTGGTTGGATGAGGTACAACTGCCAATCAGCAGGCAGAGAAGGAAGGCGTTTAAAGAAGAGCTTATGAAATATATGGGAGGTGTATGCTAA
- a CDS encoding response regulator transcription factor, protein MYQILVIEDDEDIQKILKNYLCGNGYGVVLAGDGVEGIHKFHEHTCDLVLLDVMLPKIDGFGVLELIRRESEVPVMMLTALEEEEYQIRGLDLKADDYITKPFSVQVLLRKIAAVLRRANRDAGQEQIVYKNLRLDPAGHHVYVGQENGDITEPELTQKEFELLHVLLINKGIVLTRQKLLNLVWGEDYFGEERIVDTHIKNLRKKLGPGCISTIRGVGYRIDKENKNQSYH, encoded by the coding sequence ATGTATCAGATACTGGTAATAGAGGATGACGAGGATATTCAGAAGATTCTGAAAAATTATCTGTGCGGGAACGGATACGGTGTGGTTCTGGCGGGCGACGGTGTGGAGGGCATTCATAAGTTTCATGAGCATACCTGCGACCTTGTTCTGCTGGATGTGATGCTGCCGAAGATTGACGGTTTCGGGGTGCTGGAGCTGATTCGCCGGGAGTCGGAGGTGCCGGTAATGATGCTGACGGCGCTGGAGGAAGAGGAATACCAGATTCGCGGACTGGACCTGAAGGCGGACGATTATATTACCAAGCCTTTTTCCGTGCAGGTGCTGCTGCGGAAAATTGCGGCGGTGCTGCGCCGCGCAAACAGGGACGCCGGGCAGGAACAGATTGTTTATAAAAATCTGCGGCTGGATCCGGCGGGGCACCATGTGTATGTCGGGCAGGAAAACGGGGATATTACGGAACCGGAGCTGACGCAGAAGGAATTTGAGCTGCTGCATGTGCTGCTTATCAATAAAGGAATCGTGCTGACGCGCCAGAAGCTGCTCAATCTGGTCTGGGGAGAGGATTATTTCGGTGAAGAGCGTATTGTGGACACACATATCAAAAATCTGCGCAAAAAGCTGGGACCAGGCTGCATCAGTACCATAAGAGGGGTGGGATACCGCATTGATAAAGAAAATAAGAACCAGTCTTACCATTAA
- a CDS encoding DUF4160 domain-containing protein produces the protein MPILSMFYGIIVRMQSERGGKHNVPHLHAVYGEYEIVMSLSGEKLEGSFPGKQQKLLVAWIALHEDELKANWQLLCEGEGYFKIEPLR, from the coding sequence ATGCCGATATTATCAATGTTTTATGGAATTATAGTCAGAATGCAGAGTGAAAGGGGCGGAAAGCATAATGTCCCGCATCTTCATGCTGTTTATGGAGAGTATGAGATAGTAATGTCTTTGTCGGGAGAGAAGCTGGAAGGGTCGTTTCCGGGAAAGCAACAGAAATTATTAGTTGCATGGATAGCTCTGCATGAAGATGAATTAAAAGCAAACTGGCAGCTTTTATGTGAAGGAGAAGGGTATTTTAAGATAGAACCCTTGCGATAG
- a CDS encoding response regulator transcription factor, which translates to MTAIYYVEDDADIAENVKTYLEQRQMEVSVFDSVAGAKEALRRRRPELLLADRNMPDGSGDELCRLVRRLWGGQVPVLYLTVRGGTADIVGGFENGADDYVVKPFALEVLYSRILALLRRSSRVEEMHLSCGCLSLDRERQAVFCRQEEIRLSSLEYQILLLLMENKGKTVTRKQLLEQVWDSGGNFVNDNTLTVAMKRLREKLHNPSCLKTIRSFGYRMEESI; encoded by the coding sequence ATGACGGCAATCTATTATGTGGAGGATGACGCGGATATTGCGGAAAATGTAAAGACCTACCTGGAGCAGCGGCAGATGGAGGTCTCTGTGTTTGACAGTGTCGCCGGGGCGAAGGAGGCGCTGCGCAGGAGGCGTCCGGAGCTTCTGCTGGCGGACCGCAATATGCCGGACGGGAGCGGAGATGAGCTGTGCAGGCTGGTCCGCCGCCTGTGGGGCGGGCAGGTGCCGGTTCTCTATCTGACGGTCCGGGGCGGAACGGCGGATATTGTCGGGGGATTTGAAAACGGGGCGGACGATTATGTGGTAAAGCCCTTTGCACTGGAGGTGCTGTATTCCCGGATTCTGGCGCTGCTGAGGCGCAGCAGCCGGGTGGAGGAGATGCATTTGTCCTGCGGTTGTCTGTCCCTGGACAGGGAGCGGCAGGCGGTATTCTGCAGACAGGAGGAAATCCGCCTGAGCAGTCTGGAATATCAGATACTGCTGCTTCTGATGGAAAACAAGGGAAAGACCGTAACCAGAAAACAGCTTCTGGAGCAGGTGTGGGACAGCGGCGGAAATTTTGTGAATGACAACACGCTGACGGTCGCGATGAAGCGCCTGCGGGAAAAGCTGCACAATCCGTCCTGCCTGAAAACCATACGCAGTTTTGGATACCGGATGGAGGAGAGCATATGA
- a CDS encoding DUF2442 domain-containing protein, which produces MLRPTAIKVIPGKDYTLDVTFDNGERKLFDVKPYIKGSWYGMLRDLSYFNRVKTDGFTVVWSDGQDICPDELYYNSKTEVS; this is translated from the coding sequence ATGTTGAGACCGACAGCTATTAAGGTGATACCCGGAAAAGATTATACATTAGATGTGACTTTTGATAATGGGGAAAGAAAGCTTTTTGATGTGAAGCCATATATAAAAGGTTCCTGGTATGGTATGCTGAGAGATTTGTCATATTTTAACCGTGTAAAAACAGACGGATTTACAGTAGTATGGTCGGATGGACAGGATATCTGCCCGGACGAATTATATTATAACAGTAAAACAGAAGTCTCATGA
- a CDS encoding sensor histidine kinase gives MTESRKWRLTVWLPVLVCVLGITGLSLIWLQQYRQAAFAHISEFSEIIIENDPEAEAQVLSALKEYCAQSERRAWENQFLRQYGYREEDFREGTYQSFFVPSLVLLLVMTGVYLTAVRCRERHSGKRIAELTGYLERVNAGASGTVMQKKEDEFSCLQDEIYKTVTALRRTKETAVQAKENFADNLANIAHQLKTPVTAALLSLQLMEKTAAENSRVQIERQLLRLNRLEEALLTLSKLDAGVLHLERAAVDVYTVFNLAAENLQELLERKGIAVDIPERGCVEFCGDMEWSMEALMNLMKNCMEHSARGGVIHCDYSGNPLYTEMKVWDEGAGFLPEDIPHLFERFYRGKDAKGDGTGIGLFLARSIFELQGGSITARNLPEGGACFEIKVYCH, from the coding sequence ATGACGGAGAGCAGAAAATGGCGCCTTACCGTGTGGCTGCCGGTGCTGGTGTGCGTGCTCGGCATAACGGGACTGTCGCTTATCTGGCTGCAGCAGTACCGGCAGGCAGCCTTTGCGCACATTTCAGAATTCAGCGAAATTATCATAGAAAACGACCCGGAGGCAGAGGCGCAGGTGCTCTCTGCGCTGAAGGAATACTGCGCGCAGTCTGAGAGGCGGGCATGGGAAAACCAGTTCCTCAGACAATACGGATACCGGGAGGAGGATTTCCGGGAAGGGACATATCAGAGCTTTTTTGTCCCTTCCCTTGTTTTATTGCTCGTAATGACCGGCGTCTATCTGACTGCCGTCCGCTGCCGGGAGCGGCACAGCGGGAAACGGATTGCGGAGCTGACCGGTTATCTGGAGCGGGTCAATGCGGGAGCATCCGGCACTGTCATGCAGAAAAAAGAGGACGAATTTTCCTGTCTGCAGGACGAAATTTATAAGACCGTCACCGCTCTGCGACGGACGAAGGAGACGGCGGTGCAGGCGAAGGAAAACTTTGCGGACAATCTGGCGAACATCGCCCACCAGCTTAAAACGCCGGTCACGGCGGCGCTTCTGTCCCTGCAGCTTATGGAAAAGACGGCGGCAGAAAACAGCAGGGTGCAGATAGAGAGACAGCTTTTGCGCCTGAACCGGCTGGAGGAGGCGCTGCTGACGCTCTCGAAGCTGGACGCCGGCGTTTTGCATCTGGAGCGCGCGGCGGTAGATGTTTATACGGTTTTCAATCTGGCAGCGGAAAATCTGCAGGAGCTGCTGGAGCGGAAGGGGATTGCCGTGGATATCCCGGAGCGCGGGTGCGTGGAGTTTTGCGGAGATATGGAATGGAGCATGGAAGCCCTCATGAATCTGATGAAAAACTGTATGGAGCATTCTGCGCGCGGCGGAGTGATTCACTGCGATTATTCCGGCAATCCGCTTTACACAGAAATGAAGGTGTGGGACGAGGGCGCTGGCTTCCTTCCGGAGGACATCCCGCATCTTTTTGAGCGGTTCTACCGCGGAAAAGACGCGAAGGGAGACGGCACGGGAATCGGACTTTTTCTTGCGCGCTCCATTTTTGAGCTGCAGGGCGGCAGCATTACGGCGCGGAATCTGCCGGAGGGCGGAGCCTGCTTTGAAATAAAAGTTTACTGTCACTGA
- a CDS encoding DUF4405 domain-containing protein has protein sequence MKKKFIFQMVVDMIMTVLLLFLMARQLTGESAHEWLGAGMFLLWIAHHILNRNWYSHLFKGKYTPVRILQTVINFAVLLSMLGLMVSGILLSREVFAFLPVSGGIAMARQLHILSAFWGYVLMALHLGLHWNRILGMARKAAGSVTSGPLRILLRAAAVLVAGYGLYAFLKNQFLSYMFLTTHFVFFDFERPVLLFFTEYLAIMGLFVFLAHYASRGIQKLNGGRKK, from the coding sequence ATGAAGAAAAAGTTTATATTTCAGATGGTCGTTGATATGATAATGACGGTGCTGCTGCTGTTTCTTATGGCGCGGCAGCTTACCGGGGAATCCGCGCACGAATGGCTTGGAGCCGGGATGTTTCTTTTGTGGATCGCTCATCATATTCTGAACCGGAACTGGTACAGTCATCTTTTCAAAGGGAAATATACGCCGGTGCGCATTCTGCAGACCGTGATAAATTTCGCGGTACTGCTCTCCATGCTCGGTCTGATGGTGAGCGGCATCCTGCTTTCCAGAGAGGTGTTTGCTTTCCTGCCGGTTTCCGGAGGAATCGCGATGGCAAGGCAGCTTCATATTCTCTCCGCGTTCTGGGGCTATGTGCTGATGGCGCTGCACCTCGGTCTGCACTGGAACAGGATTCTCGGCATGGCGCGCAAAGCCGCCGGATCGGTCACCTCAGGACCGCTGCGCATCCTGCTGCGCGCGGCGGCGGTGCTTGTCGCCGGATATGGTCTGTATGCTTTCCTTAAGAACCAGTTTTTGTCCTATATGTTCCTGACGACCCACTTTGTGTTCTTCGATTTTGAAAGACCGGTCCTGCTCTTTTTTACAGAGTATCTCGCTATTATGGGGCTGTTTGTCTTTCTGGCGCATTATGCCTCCAGAGGAATACAGAAGCTGAACGGGGGAAGAAAAAAATAA
- a CDS encoding anaerobic sulfatase maturase, translated as MPPISVLMKPASGMCNMMCDYCFYCDETKKRTQQSFGFMKEETLKNIIRKTMLRAEGGISYAYQGGEPTLRGIDFFRRAVAYQKQYNKHGIQVQNAFQTNGYLLDEEWCRFLKDNHFLVGVSLDGIQEVHDAYRHGKDGRPTYERVVRATGLLDEYGVDYNILTVVNRRVAERIEDIYENFRRHGWKYQQYIACLDPLGEPHGQNEYALRPAEYGEFLIRLFDLWYADWQKRQQPYIRTFENYVSILAGYFPEACDQRGTCGIQYVVEADGGVYPCDFYMTDEYLLGNFNDCRLDALDERRRELGFIERSQKLSAECFACRYYHVCRGGCQRNRDWKLQQEAYENYFCSAYRMFFDACYGKLAGIAEELK; from the coding sequence ATGCCGCCAATCAGTGTTTTGATGAAGCCTGCGTCCGGGATGTGCAACATGATGTGCGATTATTGCTTTTACTGTGACGAGACAAAGAAGAGAACGCAGCAGTCCTTCGGCTTTATGAAGGAGGAGACGCTGAAGAATATCATCCGCAAAACGATGCTGCGTGCGGAGGGAGGCATCAGCTACGCCTACCAGGGCGGCGAGCCGACGCTGCGCGGGATTGATTTTTTCCGGAGAGCGGTGGCGTATCAGAAGCAGTACAACAAACACGGCATCCAGGTGCAGAACGCCTTTCAGACGAACGGCTATCTGCTGGATGAAGAGTGGTGCCGGTTTCTGAAAGACAACCATTTTCTGGTGGGCGTTTCCCTGGACGGCATCCAGGAGGTGCATGACGCCTACCGCCACGGGAAGGACGGCCGTCCAACCTATGAGCGCGTGGTGCGCGCCACCGGGCTGCTGGATGAATACGGCGTGGATTATAACATTCTTACGGTGGTAAACCGCCGGGTGGCGGAGCGGATAGAAGATATCTATGAAAATTTCCGCAGGCACGGCTGGAAATACCAGCAGTACATCGCCTGCCTGGACCCGCTGGGGGAGCCGCACGGGCAGAACGAGTATGCCCTGCGCCCGGCGGAATACGGAGAATTTCTGATCCGTCTGTTTGATTTGTGGTATGCGGACTGGCAGAAAAGACAGCAGCCCTACATCCGGACATTTGAAAACTATGTCAGCATTCTGGCAGGGTATTTCCCGGAGGCGTGCGACCAGAGGGGAACCTGCGGGATACAGTATGTCGTGGAGGCGGACGGCGGCGTTTACCCGTGCGATTTTTATATGACCGATGAATATCTTCTGGGCAATTTCAACGACTGCAGGCTGGATGCGCTGGATGAGCGCCGCCGGGAGCTTGGATTTATAGAGCGATCGCAGAAGTTGTCCGCAGAGTGCTTCGCCTGCCGCTATTATCACGTCTGTCGCGGCGGCTGCCAGCGCAACCGCGACTGGAAGCTGCAGCAGGAGGCTTACGAAAATTATTTCTGCAGCGCTTACCGGATGTTTTTTGACGCGTGCTACGGAAAGCTTGCCGGGATTGCGGAGGAGCTGAAATGA
- a CDS encoding ABC transporter permease — MWKDYSVSFIKKNRASSVSVAAAAFIAALFLSLLSSLFYNFWNYEVERIILEEGGWHGRITGEIREEDLSVIENFANVEKVQVHATAPPETTVDIYFRNIRAVYREMPLIAERLGLGEEAVSYHELLLSRYLVHDPQDEEPPLLIAFYLAILLAVSLSLILIIHNSFALSMNARIHQFGILSSIGASPGQICTCLMQEAAALCVLPLLAGSIAGTALGAGVVRIINLLAADMAGRHTAVFQFSLPVFTTAILLSGVTVLISAWLPAGKLARLTPLEAIRNTGEPEAETAWNAGKLPHREAWNAGKLPRRKAWNAGKLPRRAAHNAGKPRRSHFRILALLAGIEGELAGNALKARRKALRTSTLSLTLSFLGFTVMLCFFTLSGISTNHTYFERYQDAWDIMITVKNTDIGSIGQAEAVRSLPGVRSCVMYQKAEAVCVIPEAEVSEELDALGGPVAVAGGAVTAADGAYLVKAPLVIMDDAGFEEYCAQTGISPAGGSIVLNRIWDSVNSNFRYKEYVPFVKEEQRTLLLQGAGAVQSAAGYASEGAGQEAAAGDAPEEAVRLSVDGYTQEAPALREEYENYALVQFLPLSVWEKLSGPSGGAQADTYIGMQTDTYIRILAVEGTTPEELDALEAAAVHLLDGYTTESENRIREKQTDDNMRRGSMLILGAFCALLAVIGIANVFSNTLGFVRQRKREFARYMSVGMTPRQIRKMFCVEILVIAGRPLLITLPLTAAVTGFMITASYLDPMEFLAQAPVVPVLVFFLAIFGFVALAYYIGGKRILKCSLADALRDDSIG; from the coding sequence ATGTGGAAGGATTATTCCGTAAGCTTTATAAAAAAGAACCGCGCCTCCAGCGTGTCGGTTGCGGCGGCAGCGTTTATTGCCGCGCTGTTTCTGTCGCTGCTTAGCAGCCTGTTTTATAATTTCTGGAATTATGAGGTGGAGCGGATTATTCTGGAGGAGGGCGGCTGGCATGGACGCATCACCGGGGAAATCAGAGAAGAGGACCTGTCTGTTATAGAAAATTTTGCGAATGTGGAGAAGGTGCAGGTACATGCAACAGCGCCTCCGGAAACGACAGTAGATATTTATTTTAGAAATATCCGTGCGGTTTACCGGGAAATGCCGCTGATTGCAGAAAGGCTCGGTCTGGGGGAGGAGGCGGTGTCATATCATGAGCTGCTTTTGTCAAGATATCTGGTGCATGACCCGCAGGATGAGGAGCCGCCGCTTCTGATAGCCTTTTATCTGGCGATACTGCTCGCCGTATCGCTTTCACTGATTTTGATTATCCACAATTCCTTTGCGTTGTCCATGAATGCGCGGATTCATCAGTTCGGGATACTTTCCAGTATCGGAGCTTCGCCGGGACAGATCTGCACCTGTCTGATGCAGGAAGCCGCGGCGCTCTGTGTTTTGCCGCTGCTGGCGGGAAGCATTGCCGGGACGGCGCTTGGCGCGGGGGTTGTCCGCATCATAAATCTGCTGGCGGCAGATATGGCGGGAAGACATACGGCGGTATTTCAGTTTTCTCTGCCGGTATTTACGACAGCTATTCTGCTGTCGGGTGTGACTGTGCTGATATCCGCTTGGCTGCCGGCGGGAAAGCTTGCCAGGCTGACGCCGCTGGAGGCGATACGAAATACCGGGGAACCGGAGGCGGAGACGGCATGGAATGCCGGAAAGCTGCCGCACAGAGAGGCATGGAATGCCGGAAAACTGCCGCGCAGAAAGGCATGGAATGCCGGAAAGCTGCCGCGCAGAGCGGCACACAATGCCGGAAAGCCGAGAAGAAGCCACTTCCGTATACTGGCGCTGCTGGCGGGGATAGAGGGAGAGCTGGCGGGAAACGCGCTGAAAGCCAGGAGAAAAGCGCTGCGGACCTCCACGCTGTCCTTAACGCTCTCTTTTCTTGGCTTTACCGTGATGCTGTGTTTTTTCACGCTGTCCGGCATCAGCACAAATCACACATATTTTGAGCGCTACCAGGATGCCTGGGATATCATGATAACGGTAAAGAATACGGATATCGGCAGTATCGGGCAGGCGGAGGCTGTCCGGAGTCTGCCGGGTGTCAGAAGCTGTGTGATGTATCAGAAAGCGGAGGCGGTGTGCGTTATCCCGGAGGCGGAGGTCAGTGAGGAGCTGGATGCCCTGGGCGGTCCGGTCGCAGTAGCGGGCGGCGCGGTGACAGCGGCGGATGGGGCTTATCTTGTAAAGGCTCCGCTCGTGATTATGGACGACGCGGGATTTGAGGAATACTGCGCGCAGACCGGTATTTCTCCGGCGGGCGGCAGCATCGTGCTGAACCGTATCTGGGACAGCGTAAATAGTAATTTCCGTTATAAAGAATATGTTCCGTTCGTGAAGGAAGAGCAGCGGACCCTCCTGCTGCAGGGCGCCGGGGCTGTGCAGTCTGCGGCAGGATATGCATCGGAAGGAGCCGGGCAGGAGGCTGCGGCGGGGGACGCGCCGGAAGAAGCAGTGCGGCTTTCTGTGGATGGCTATACGCAGGAAGCTCCGGCTTTGCGGGAGGAGTACGAAAATTATGCGCTTGTCCAGTTTCTTCCGCTGTCCGTGTGGGAGAAGCTGTCCGGACCATCTGGCGGTGCGCAGGCTGACACGTATATTGGAATGCAGACTGACACGTATATCCGGATACTTGCTGTGGAAGGGACGACACCGGAGGAACTGGATGCTCTGGAAGCAGCCGCCGTGCATCTGCTGGACGGTTATACGACAGAAAGTGAAAACCGCATCCGGGAAAAGCAGACCGACGACAATATGAGAAGAGGCTCCATGCTGATTCTGGGGGCATTCTGTGCTCTGCTTGCCGTCATCGGGATAGCTAATGTATTTTCAAATACGCTGGGCTTCGTGCGTCAGAGAAAACGGGAATTTGCCCGCTATATGTCTGTCGGCATGACGCCGCGGCAGATACGGAAAATGTTCTGCGTGGAAATCCTGGTGATTGCCGGGCGTCCGCTGCTGATTACCCTGCCGCTCACGGCGGCGGTCACCGGCTTTATGATAACGGCGAGCTATCTGGATCCAATGGAATTTCTGGCGCAGGCTCCGGTCGTGCCTGTGCTTGTATTTTTCCTTGCCATCTTCGGGTTTGTTGCCCTGGCGTATTACATCGGCGGAAAGCGGATTCTGAAATGCAGTCTGGCGGACGCCCTGCGGGATGACAGTATCGGGTGA